One genomic segment of Trichoplusia ni isolate ovarian cell line Hi5 chromosome 5, tn1, whole genome shotgun sequence includes these proteins:
- the LOC113494119 gene encoding uncharacterized protein LOC113494119 isoform X2 yields the protein MTSVTRRREHEDSGEYSDASQEIELNNSVNDGGQQESDYDSQGSDSEHSDQDPENKTSCLHATTSLPMLFDLCGVY from the exons ATGACGTCCGTGACTAGGAGACGAGAACATGAAGATTCCGGAGAGTATTCGGACGCATCGCAAGAGATCGAGCTCAATAACTCCGTGAAC GATGGAGGGCAGCAGGAGTCTGATTACGACTCGCAGGGCAGTGACTCCGAACATTCTGACCAGGATCCTGAAAATAAG ACTAGCTGCTTGCACGCGACTACCTCATTACCAATGCTCTTTGATCTATGCGGTGTATACTAG
- the LOC113494118 gene encoding uncharacterized protein LOC113494118 produces the protein MESSSSSATDDAKTVQLLAKGIMEMYEPPLTTINTHLKELTEKQEAVQGMLTSERRRLEDLQNDVMLDALLADIATNREKLVTISNSMMSLHKRVQSLQTRAANIEKVAKTKATSRPGSSSS, from the exons ATGGAGag ttCAAGTTCTTCAGCCACTGATGATGCGAAAACAGTGCAATTACTTGCTAAAGGTATAATGGAGATGTATGAGCCACCACTAACTACAATAAATACTCATCTAAAGGAATTAAC AGAAAAGCAAGAAGCAGTCCAAGGGATGTTAACATCGGAAAGACGGAGACTTGAAGACCTACAGAATGATGTCATGCTTGATGCTTTG TTGGCGGACATAGCCACAAACAGAGAGAAGTTAGTTACCATATCAAATTCCATGATGTCACTACACAAGAGGGTTCAGAGTTTACAG acaaGAGCAGCGAATATAGAAAAGGTAGCTAAAACAAAAGCCACAAGCAGACCTGGATCATCAAGCAGTTAG